One part of the Schistocerca piceifrons isolate TAMUIC-IGC-003096 chromosome 7, iqSchPice1.1, whole genome shotgun sequence genome encodes these proteins:
- the LOC124805128 gene encoding prostaglandin reductase 1-like: MVKARKIVIARVFQGEPRLQDFRIEEEDLPALRDGQILAEAVYISVDPYQRAYKNMHQVGATMIGSQVARIVESRAADFPVGRYVVGYWGWRDRTVADVGPDAPYFMSPVMLVPDLGELPLSLSLGVLGMPGITAYFGLLEICKPKEGEVAVVSGAAGAVGSIVGQIARLKGCKVIGFAGSDAKVKWLKEELGFHHAFNYKTNDVTEALKQAAPDGVDVYFDNVGGEMSSAIINSMREYGRISVCGAISGYNESNLPKATIIQHAAIFKQLRMEGFMYIRWHDRWGEGIGQLMQWIREGKIKYHETVTDGFQNTPKAFVGMLQGENLGKAVVKV; this comes from the exons ATGGTGAAGGCGCGCAAGATCGTGATCGCCCGCGTGTTCCAGGGAGAGCCGCGGCTCCAAGACTTCCGCATCGAGGAGGAGGACCTGCCGGCCCTCCGCGATGGCCAGATACTCGCCGAGGCAGTCTACATCAGCGTCGATCCCTACCAGAGGGCGTACAAGAACATGCACCAAGTCGGCGCCACCATGATCGGTTCACAG GTGGCCCGCATCGTGGAGAGCCGTGCTGCGGACTTCCCAGTGGGGCGGTACGTGGTCGGCTACTGGGGGTGGCGCGACCGCACCGTGGCCGACGTGGGGCCGGATGCGCCCTACTTCATGTCGCCGGTCATGCTGGTGCCAGACCTGGGGGAGctgcccctctccctctctctgggtGTGCTGGGCATGCCTGGAATCACGGCCTACTTTGGACTGCTGGAGATCTGCAAGCCTAAGGAGGGAGAGGTCGCCGTAGTCAGTGGGGCAGCAGGTGCTGTGGGGTCCATAGTCGGGCAGATAGCGCGCCTCAAGGGGTGCAAAGTAATTGGTTTCGCGGGATCAGACGCTAAG GTGAAGTGGCTGAAAGAGGAGTTGGGATTCCATCACGCATTTAACTACAAGACGAATGACGTCACAGAGGCGCTGAAGCAGGCGGCACCTGACGGCGTCGACGTGTACTTCGACAACGTGGGCGGCGAGATGAGCAGCGCAATCATCAACAGCATGCGAGAGTACGGTCGCATCTCCGTGTGCGGCGCGATATCTGGATACAACGAGTCTAATCTCCCGAAGGCTACCATCATCCAGCACGCAGCCATATTCAAGCAGCTCCGCATGGAGGGATTCATGTACATCCGATGGCACGACCGCTGGGGAGAGGGCATCGGACAGCTGATGCAGTGGATCAGGGAGGGGAAGATCAAGTACCACGAGACTGTCACCGACGGCTTCCAGAACACTCCCAAAGCCTTTGTTGGCATGCTGCAAGGAGAGAACCTAGGGAAAGCTGTTGTTAAAGTCTGA